In Planococcus sp. MB-3u-03, the DNA window GATGGAACGATTCAAGTGGATCAAGAAGGCATCACGTATTTCCTTTATAATCCTCCAGAGGATTTGCTTTCGCAATTGAAACAACAGTGGAACATCAGCTTTTAGCACAAAATAAACTGCCCCGCGGCGATTAGGCATTTCCCTAATCGCCGCGGGGCAGTATTTTGTAGGTGATATGTCGTCAGCCCTGTGGTGCGTGGTAAATTTCCTCGAACGGCTGGACCACAACGAAGCCATTTCCGGAAAATTTCATCTGCACGGATTCTCCGCTGCCTCTGCCGAAAAAGCTCTTCAACTGTACATCGGTGACGAAATCAGGTTCCAAATTGCCTGACCAAGCGACAGTCGCGTTCGGATCGGTGAACACCGGCGTATCGGGCGTGACGAGTAAAGTGAGCGGCTCGTAATGGGAGGTGAAAGCGACCAGGCCGTGGCCTTCCAGGCGGACATTGAACAATCCGCCTGCCATCATTCCGGCGACGCGGCGCATCAATTTGATGTCCCAATCGAGCCCGTCTTGAAACGCGAGCAAGTCGTTGCCGTTGATGAAGATGCTTTCGCCTTCGAGGTCCAGAATGGTGATTTTCTTGCCGCTGTCCGCGACATAAAGCTTGCCTTGGCCGTTCGCTTTCATCAACTGGGCGCCTTCTCCGCTGAGCGCTTTTTGACGAATTTCCCGAGGCCGTGCTCGAGCATGCCTTCGCGCTCGAATTTGATATTGCCTTCATAGGAAATCATCGAGCCCGCCTTGGCCCACACTTGGCCGTTCAAATTCACTTCGAGCAGGCGGTCCGTTTCGAGTTCGAAAAATCGCGCTTTCTTCCTGTTTGGTTTGTTGGACAAATTGCTTGATGGAATACTTCGACATGAATGATTCCTCCTTTAAGTAGATAACAGCTAATACGTGCCAAATAGCAGATGGTTCCGATATAGGTGAGAATCAATCGATTTTGGAGGTAGTATTCTCTTATTTACGGGTAAAGAACAGCAAGGCGGTTTTAAGGATGGAGGATATCTGTGAACATCGGCATCATAGGAACCGGCAATATCGCGACCTTTTTGCTCGAACAGGTGAATGACAAGCGCATGGCAGATGGGCGGATCACCGCCGTGTTTGGCCGCAACGTGGAAGCCGGAACGCGTTTAAAGAACGCTTTGGCATGGAATTTTACACTGATTTAGGCGAATTTCTATCGACACCGGTCGATACGGTCGTGGAAGCTGTGACCGTGGATGCGGCGAGGCTGTTTTAAAACAGGTGGCTGAACATGAAAAAGACCTCATCGTCAGCAGCATCGGCGTATTCAAAGACTTCGAGTTCCTGGATGAACTGACGAAACTTGCGGAAACGAACGGCACAAAGATCTATCTGCCGTCCGGTGCAATCGGCGGTTTGGACGTCTTGCAATCGGCAAGGGCGTTGGGCGGATTGAAATCTGTCCGGCTTACGACCCGAAAATCTCCGATGTCACTCGGGATGGAGACGGACCGTGAACAAGTGCTGTTTGACGGGACGGCGTTTGATGCGGTGGGCGAATTTCCGAAGAACATCAACGTCGCGCTCGTGCTCGCCATTGCAGGCATCGGAGTGCACGAAACGAAAGTACGCATCATCGTCGACCCGAAGATTGAGCGCAATACGCATACGATCGAGGCACAAGGGGATTTTGGCAAGATGCAGCTGCAAGTTGAGAACAACCCGATGGCAGCGAACCCGAAAACCAGTTTACTCGCGGCCTTGAGCATTCTGTCGGTGCTGCAGAATAAAGCCATGCGTTGAGAATCGGAAGTTGATATGAATACAAGGGGAAAAAGAATAGTTTTATACATCATATAAAAGTTAAACAAATAGATACTTAGATGAGAAAGGGGTGAAAAAATGGAACATGTTAAAGAAGGATTCATTCCCGTGACTGGGGGCAAGGTGTGGTACCGGATTACCGGCAAAGGCCCCGGTATTCCGCTATTACTTTTGCACGGCGGGCCGGGAATGAAAAGCAGTGACAGCGACCCATTGCGGCAATTAGGGACAGAGCGTCCGGTCATCCAATACGACCAGCTCGGCTGTGGAAAATCGGAGCGGCCGGAAGATACTTCTCTTTGGACAGTGGACCGCTACGTTGAAGAGCTCGGGCAAGTGATCCGAGCGCTTGAGCTGGAAGAAGTCCATTTGCTCGGCCATTCCTGGGGGACGATGCTCGCCGCGTCTTATTTATTTACAAAACCTCAAGGCGTGCGCAGTGTCCTATTCTTGGGGCCTGCGCTCGATGGTCAGCGCTGGGAGCGGGACCAGCGCGCTTATTTAAAGCAATACCCCGAACAAGTGCAAAAGACAATAGAGGAGAGCGAAAGCCAAGGGACGACCGATTCAGTCGCCTACCAACAAGCGATGATGCAGTATTACAAAACCCATATGTGCC includes these proteins:
- a CDS encoding aspartate dehydrogenase domain-containing protein, whose translation is MAEHEKDLIVSSIGVFKDFEFLDELTKLAETNGTKIYLPSGAIGGLDVLQSARALGGLKSVRLTTRKSPMSLGMETDREQVLFDGTAFDAVGEFPKNINVALVLAIAGIGVHETKVRIIVDPKIERNTHTIEAQGDFGKMQLQVENNPMAANPKTSLLAALSILSVLQNKAMR
- a CDS encoding proline iminopeptidase-family hydrolase, which encodes MEHVKEGFIPVTGGKVWYRITGKGPGIPLLLLHGGPGMKSSDSDPLRQLGTERPVIQYDQLGCGKSERPEDTSLWTVDRYVEELGQVIRALELEEVHLLGHSWGTMLAASYLFTKPQGVRSVLFLGPALDGQRWERDQRAYLKQYPEQVQKTIEESESQGTTDSVAYQQAMMQYYKTHMCRVDPWPDELSDDLDQLNPNVYNYMWGASEFRVTGTLKHFDATERLHEIDIPALFTCGRYDEATPEATEHYASLVPDAEFHVFENSSHMPPVEEPEAYVETVREWVNRQEMKPGA